A region of the Pseudomonadota bacterium genome:
CCGCCCATCTTCGTGCCGAGAAACTGGAAGACGAGGACGCGCTGCTCGGCAACGTCAACAACCAGTTTGGCGAGTGCTTCGGTGGGATCGCCGGGGACCGACTGGAGTGGGAGGAGGTCGCCGAGCTCCGCGGAGACTACGAGCTCAACGAACTACCCGACGGCCCCCTGTTCCTCACGATGGGCGTGGACGTGCAGAAGCGGGGCCTCTACTACGTTGTCCGGGCCTGGGGCATGGATATGGAGTCGTGGGGCATCGACCACGGCTACATCCACGGTCGCACTGATCGGAGCGACCCGCTCAACGATCCATGGGACACCCTGGAGACCTTCAAGGACCAAGTGTACGGCGACGAATGCCTCGAGATTATCGGCGCGTTCATCGACACCCAGTACAACGACGTGCAGGCGTACGAGTTCGTCAGTGCTCACCGTGAGTGGGCGCACGCCGCACGCGGACGAGATCGCCTGACCAAGCACCTGCAGTTCACACCCGCCGAGCTGTCGCGCAGCGGCAAGGCGCGCAAGGCCGGCGTCGGCTATTGGAACTGCGACAGCGATCGCTTCAAGAGCTGGGTTCGCGCACGCATGGCCAAGCCGATCGACGCCGTCGGCGCTTACCACATCAGCGCCGGTCACGACGACGACTACTGCAAACAGATGTCCTCGGAGACACGCATCGTGCACCGGAACGGTCGCGCGGAGTGGAAGAAGCAAGGGGACAACCACTACTTCGACTGCGAATACCTCGCGCTCGCGGCGGCCTGGAAGGAAGGCCTGCAGCGGCGCCTGACCGTGCGTCGTCGAGCCCCTATCAAGCGCGGAGGCGGTGGCGATCAGCGCCGCAGAATCGAGCCCCGCGGGCGCATAGACGTTCGACGCTGAGAGGAACGCCAACCATGAGCAGATCAACGGTCGCCATTCAGGCGGATATCGATGCCACGCACCAGGCGTTGACGAACGCCACTAAGGCCAAGTCATCGAGCCACAGTGGCCCCGAAAGCTCCTCCCAGGTCGAGTACCGGGACCTATCGGAACTCTACGCTCGACTTGACCGGCTGAAGGCCGAGCTACGGGCAGCGAGCACGCCCGCCAACAAGCGCTACTTCGGCAGCGTGGGGAGATTCGACACGTGACCGTGGATCGTCAAACGCTGCGCCATCGACTAGAGCAGGGCGACAAGCGCCGGGCGAAAGCGGAGCTCTACGAGGCCGCACGTGATGATCGTCGCCGTCGAACCCCGCGCATTCGGCTCGGCCCCAACAGGTCGCAGCGAAGGTCCCGTGCCTTCATCCGTGAGCGTGCCCGCGAGCTGGAAGCCAACTACGACGTCGCGAGCACCATCCTGGACATGGTCGTGTCGCACGTAGTCGGCCCCGACGGTGTGCAGGTGTACCCCATGGTGCGCCTGCAGGACGGCTCAGACGCGACCGCACTGAATCAGTTCCTCTACGAGCTGCTCATGCAGCACGGGGAGCAAGTAGAGATCACGGGGCGCCTCGACCGCGGCATGATGCACTCGCTTGCTGCCCGTTCTTGGCTGCGAGACGGCGAGATCTTCGGCCGACTCCTGCAGGGGCGCCGCCCAGGCCTTCATCGTTCCCGCGACATGGCCTTGCCGTTGTCGGTTCAACTCCTCGAGGCCGAGTACTGCCCAGAGAATCTGTTCACGCAAGACGCGCCGGACGGGATCATCACCAACGACTGGGGTCGTCCGGTGGCGTTCAGGATCTACCGCCAGCACCCCAACGACTGGCTCGGTACCCAGACGCTCCTGCGCGAGACGATCGAGGTCCCTGCATCGCAGATGCTGCACGTGGCGCACATGCAGCGAGTGGGGCAGCTGCGCGGGATGTCCGTGTTCGCCAATTGCATGAATCGGCTGCAAGACCTTCGAGAGGGTGAACAGTACGAATTGATCGCCTTCAAGATGGCGGCGGCCATCGTGCTTTCGATTGATCGTGATCTTGGTCTCGAAGCAGGTGATCAAGGTGACGCGCGACCGGCTGAATTCCTGTTCGAAGAGGGCATGCTCTTCGACAAGCTGGCGCCGGGCGAGAAGCTAAACCTGCATGAGAACCCGCGCCCTAACAACAACTTCCAGCAGTGGCGTCGGGAGAACATCCGCGCTGCATCTGGTGGTGCCAAGGCTCCCTATAGCCCAGCGGCCAACGACTACGAAGGTAGCTACTCAAGCCGACGCATGGAGCAGGCCGTGCACCACCGCGTGTTCGAACGCCTGACTTCGGATTTCTCGTGTGGATTTGTGAAGCCGCTCCACCGGGCACAGATCCGCGCAGCGCTGGTGTACAGCCTGATTCCTCCCGAGCTCCTCAGGGGTGTCGACATGAGCACGATGGAGGATGCGTTGTTCGTCGGTCCCGGTCAGGTGTACGTCGACTATCAGCGAGAGATTGCCGGGGAGATGGCCTCGATCGAAGGCGGCCTCGAGTCTCTCACCGAGGTCCAGATGCGGCGGGGTCGGAATCCTCACCGCACGCAGCGGCTGCGGCAGATCGAGCAGCAGAGGGGCACCGATCGAGGAGAGAGCGAAACCGATGCCTCGCAGGCTCGACGGGCGGCGCTGGTTCGCCTCAACAGAATGAACAAGGAGGACGACATGGATATCGATGCCGTGGCGATGGCAAAGCCGAAGTGGCTGGCCGAGTACGACAAGCTCGAGCGAGAGCATCTGTCCAAGCACTTCGAGCAGCACGCCACGGAGGAGTGGTTCGCGCTCCGCGTCGAGGAGGGCGACAAGCGCGTCTGTCACATCGATGTGTTCGGCGTCATCGGCTGGAACATCACCGCCGATGAGTTCGGTGAGCGCCTAGACGAGCTCGGCGAAGTGGACGAGATCGCGCTGCGAATCAACTCGCCCGGTGGCTACGTCTCCGATGGCATCGCCATGTTCAACCTGATCCGCCAGCACAAGGCCACGGTGTCCGTGAACATCGTCGGTATGGCCGCCAGCATGGCAAGTGTGATTGCGATGGTCGCGGACGAGGGGCAGCTCGGTATCGCCGAAGGCGCTCAGATCATGATTCACAACGCGTGGAGTTGGGCCGTCGGTGACCATAGAGATCTACGCCGCACGGCCAACGTCATCGAGAAGATGACCAACGCGATCGCGCGGATCTACCAGCGCCGTTCGGGCCGCGACCTGGCAGCCATCCGCGACATGATGGATGACGAGACATGGCTCTTCGACGAGGAGGCGGTCACATCCGGATTCGCCGACTTCACTGTCGAGGCCGAAACCGAAGAACTCGAAGCCGCCGCAGCACTACGTGCCAAGCACTTCGAATCCGGCGCAAGACGCCATCCCACGAAGACAGGAGAGAGGAACATGCCCCCTAACAAGCAGAAGGGTGCGGCGGCAGCTTCGGATTCGCCGTCTACAACGGAGAACACCAACTCCGCGCCGGTCGTCAACGAGCAGGACACTCCGACGAGTGAACCCGCTGCGCTCACCATGGCGGACTTCCAGAAGGCGGAGAACGCTCGCCGAGAGCAGATCAACACGCTCGCGCGCGCGCTCCCCGACACCGTCGAAGCTCAAGCGCTTGTGACAGAGATGCTGAACGACGCGACCTGCACGGCCGATCAGGCGAAGGATCGCATCATCGCCTTCAGCACGACCTACAACAGCGTGGAAACGGTGAACTCCACCAATCGCGTCGACGCCGGCGAGGACCAGAGCGACAAGTTCCGAAAGGGCGCGGCTCAGGCGATTCTGGCGAAGTCGAAGGTGACTGAAGTCTACGGCACCGACGACAAGCGGCACATAGCTGTGGACCGCACCAGTGAGTTCACGAGCATGGGGCTCAAGGAGATGGCGAAGATGTCCTTGCGCAACGCAGGGATTCCGGTCGTGGGTAATCCCATGACCGTGATTGGCCGCGCGTTCGCCGACACGGACGATTTCCCGGAGATTCTCCGTGATGCTGCCAACAAGTCGATGCTCGTCGGCTGGGATGTTCACCCCGAGACCTACCAGTTGTGGACGCGCTCGATGTCCGCATCGGACTTCAAGCGCCAGCACATGGTAGGCGCCGGTCAACTCCCGAGTCTGCGCCGCCTGCTTCCGAACGGTGAGTACCGTACGGTCCAGATGGACGACCGCGGTCAGAGTGCTCAGCTGGAGACCTTCGGCGAGATCGTGCCGGTGACTCGCCAGACCATCATCAATGACGACCTGGGTGCATTCACGGAGACCCCGATGAAACTGGCGCGAGCCGCGCGTCAGCTCGTGGGCGACCTGGTGTACGCGGTGCTCATGGGTAATCCGAACATGGACGAGGATGGGTTGCCGATCTTCGACGCGGCCCACAACAACGTGCAGACGGCCGCTATTCCCAGCATCGATTCCGTTTCCGCGATGCGCAACGCCATGGCCCTGCAGACCTCGGTTGGCGGCTACGCCCGGACCGGTGCGCGGTTGGCCTTCCTCATTGGCCCCTACGCTCTGCACGACCGTATGTGGGAGCTCGTGAACAGCACGGCCGACCCCAAGCGGGCGGGCGCCGGGGGTGTCGATATCTCGAACTCCGGCACCGCGAACGTGCACCGTGGCCAGTTCGACGTGATCACCGATCACCGCTTCGACTCGATGCCGACGGAGTGGTACGGCGCGACCTCGCAGGGCACGGACACCGTGGCCGTCATCACCCTGGATGGCAACGACGAGCCGTTCCTGGATGAGGAGGTTGCCTTCCACGTGGACGGAGTGACCTTCAAGGTCCGTCACGACGTGGACGCCGTGCAGCTCGATCATCGC
Encoded here:
- a CDS encoding ClpP-like prohead protease/major capsid protein fusion protein, which encodes MTVDRQTLRHRLEQGDKRRAKAELYEAARDDRRRRTPRIRLGPNRSQRRSRAFIRERARELEANYDVASTILDMVVSHVVGPDGVQVYPMVRLQDGSDATALNQFLYELLMQHGEQVEITGRLDRGMMHSLAARSWLRDGEIFGRLLQGRRPGLHRSRDMALPLSVQLLEAEYCPENLFTQDAPDGIITNDWGRPVAFRIYRQHPNDWLGTQTLLRETIEVPASQMLHVAHMQRVGQLRGMSVFANCMNRLQDLREGEQYELIAFKMAAAIVLSIDRDLGLEAGDQGDARPAEFLFEEGMLFDKLAPGEKLNLHENPRPNNNFQQWRRENIRAASGGAKAPYSPAANDYEGSYSSRRMEQAVHHRVFERLTSDFSCGFVKPLHRAQIRAALVYSLIPPELLRGVDMSTMEDALFVGPGQVYVDYQREIAGEMASIEGGLESLTEVQMRRGRNPHRTQRLRQIEQQRGTDRGESETDASQARRAALVRLNRMNKEDDMDIDAVAMAKPKWLAEYDKLEREHLSKHFEQHATEEWFALRVEEGDKRVCHIDVFGVIGWNITADEFGERLDELGEVDEIALRINSPGGYVSDGIAMFNLIRQHKATVSVNIVGMAASMASVIAMVADEGQLGIAEGAQIMIHNAWSWAVGDHRDLRRTANVIEKMTNAIARIYQRRSGRDLAAIRDMMDDETWLFDEEAVTSGFADFTVEAETEELEAAAALRAKHFESGARRHPTKTGERNMPPNKQKGAAAASDSPSTTENTNSAPVVNEQDTPTSEPAALTMADFQKAENARREQINTLARALPDTVEAQALVTEMLNDATCTADQAKDRIIAFSTTYNSVETVNSTNRVDAGEDQSDKFRKGAAQAILAKSKVTEVYGTDDKRHIAVDRTSEFTSMGLKEMAKMSLRNAGIPVVGNPMTVIGRAFADTDDFPEILRDAANKSMLVGWDVHPETYQLWTRSMSASDFKRQHMVGAGQLPSLRRLLPNGEYRTVQMDDRGQSAQLETFGEIVPVTRQTIINDDLGAFTETPMKLARAARQLVGDLVYAVLMGNPNMDEDGLPIFDAAHNNVQTAAIPSIDSVSAMRNAMALQTSVGGYARTGARLAFLIGPYALHDRMWELVNSTADPKRAGAGGVDISNSGTANVHRGQFDVITDHRFDSMPTEWYGATSQGTDTVAVITLDGNDEPFLDEEVAFHVDGVTFKVRHDVDAVQLDHRGLQYNPGQ